The DNA sequence ATTGGTTTTTTTGCACTTTCTATTTCTTTTGAAAGTTTATGTGTGTCATCTATAATTTCTTTGATTGTTTTAGTTTGACCATCTAAACTTTCATAAGGATATGTTAGATTTCCACAATCATTTAATGATACAATTCTTGTACTATTATTTAGATAAGATTTTCTAATTCTTGCATTTAAGATTGTGGCTTCGTATCTAGGATTGGTGCCCAACAATAAAATTAAATCAGCATCTTCAATTCCGTTAATTGAGGAATTAAACAAATAATTTTCTCTTTTTGAAATATTAATATATCTATTATCTGATCTTGACTCATAATTATCAGTTTCAACTGTTCGGTCAAAAAATTCTTTAAAAATGTACGCAGTTTCCATGTTTGTTAAATCTCCAACAAAACCAGATACTTTTTCTTTTGATGTATTTTCTAATTTAGATTTTATTATTTTATAAACTTCTTGCCACGAAGCTTTCTCAAATTTACCATTGTATTTAATATATGGGGTATCTAATCTTTGATGAAGTAAGCCATCACACGCATATCTAGTTTTATCTGAAATCCATTCTTCATTAATATCTTCATTTATTATTGGAAGTACTCTTTTTACTTCCCAATCGTATGTATCAACTCTAATGTTTGAACCTATCGCATCCATAACATCAATCGTTTCAGTCTTTTTCAATTCCCATGGTCTTGCTTCAAAAACATAAGGTTTTGATGTCAAAGCTCCAACAGGACATAAATCAACTACATTGGCAGATAATTCAGATTGCATTGATTGCTCAAGATATGTTGTAATTTGCATATCCTCACCCCTACCTATAGCACCAAGTTCCGGAACGCCTGCAACTTCAGTAGCAAAACGCACACATCTTGTACAATGTATACATCTTGTCATTTGAGTTTTGATTAATGGTCCCATATTTTTTTCGGGAACTGCTCTTTTGTTTTCTTTAAATCTTGATTTATCTACCCCATAAAACATTGATTGATCTTGAAGATCACACTCACCACCTTGGTCACACACAGGACAATCTAATGGGTGATTTGCTAGTAAAAATTCCATTACACCTTTTCTAGCCTTTTCAACTAAACTTGTATTTGTTTTAATGTTCATTCCCTCAGCTGCAGGCATTGCGCATGATGCAATGGGTTTTGGTGATTTTTCCATTTCAACTAAACACATTCTACAATTTCCAGCTATAGATAATTTTTCATGATAACAAAATCTAGGTATCTCAACTCCTGCTTTTTCACAGGCTTGAAGAACTGTTAGTCCTTCTTCAACTTCTACATCAATGTCATTTACTTTTAATTTAAGCATTTTTTTTATCTAATAAATGTTGATCAACCAAATAAGGTATATTATTTTTTTTCTGAACAATTGGGTCCAAATTGTTTCTTTCTTGAATTTCTTTTTTAAAATGTCTCAACAAACCTTGAACTGGCCATGAAGAACCTTCTCCAAA is a window from the Candidatus Pelagibacter ubique HIMB140 genome containing:
- the nuoG gene encoding NADH-quinone oxidoreductase subunit NuoG codes for the protein MLKLKVNDIDVEVEEGLTVLQACEKAGVEIPRFCYHEKLSIAGNCRMCLVEMEKSPKPIASCAMPAAEGMNIKTNTSLVEKARKGVMEFLLANHPLDCPVCDQGGECDLQDQSMFYGVDKSRFKENKRAVPEKNMGPLIKTQMTRCIHCTRCVRFATEVAGVPELGAIGRGEDMQITTYLEQSMQSELSANVVDLCPVGALTSKPYVFEARPWELKKTETIDVMDAIGSNIRVDTYDWEVKRVLPIINEDINEEWISDKTRYACDGLLHQRLDTPYIKYNGKFEKASWQEVYKIIKSKLENTSKEKVSGFVGDLTNMETAYIFKEFFDRTVETDNYESRSDNRYINISKRENYLFNSSINGIEDADLILLLGTNPRYEATILNARIRKSYLNNSTRIVSLNDCGNLTYPYESLDGQTKTIKEIIDDTHKLSKEIESAKKPMIIIGESLLRLENAEYLFDNLKNFLNKKNKFSEDWNPLNVLSCDAATVGNLDLGVLNNKTNLIEDLKSNKFEIVFLIGQDNLNFVKKNEFVIYQGSHGDKGAECADIILPGSAYTEQDGYYTNIEGKIQKAFKASYPPGDAKEDWQIINELAEFMNNRKLFNDKEELDSSMLNYLKLQSEIQTEQNNNNSNSDFNNENLKIEIKDYYFSNVVAKSSKTMIECNNAKMNLKLTGTEG